A segment of the Bifidobacteriaceae bacterium genome:
CGACCACGCGGTCTACAAGACCAGGAACGTCGTCGAGCGGTTCTTCGCCCGGATCAAACAGTTCCGGGCAGTGGCCACCCGCTACGACAAACACGCCCGCAACCACCGGGCCGGGATAGCCCTCGCCGGAATCATAACCTGCCTCCGAGACACCTTATGAGACACGCCCTAGTCGGATTGGGTTCTGGACGAGGGCCGGGCAAGGTTGCGTTGACCAGCGGCGGCGAGGGTGCCGAGCTCTCCGAGGAACGCGTCGCGTTCCTAGTCGGGACCAGCCTGCCGGACGCGGAGGGAACCGATCCCGAAGGAGGCGGCATCGTGTTCGTATTCGACGGCGCCTATAGGGCGCTGGCGGGTTCTCGTCTTTCCGGTCGTGTTCCGCTTGGCCTGGGCGACTGTTTGCGTTGTTAGGGTGGAGTGCGATGGTCTATTACTTGCGGGTGATTTGGGGTCACGCATTCGTGGACGAGCCCGTCCTGCTTCTCTGCGAGGTGACGGACGGCGAGGAGACGAGGAAGGTGGAGGTGTACCGTGACGGCCATGCCGATCTGGCGGACCGCCGGCGCTCGACAGGGTCGACTCGCTTGTCCGTGTCGCCCTTGCCCTCGGTTGAGGAGATTTCCGCCCAGGACGAGTTCACGGCGGAGCGGATCACGCGGCCCGAGTTCGACAGGGCGTGGCTGGCGGCTCTGCGAGGGCATCGGCTCTGAGCTGCGCGGCCCGGGGTGGCGACCCCCCCAGCGGTGACGCGCGTGAGGCTGAGGCCGATGTCCAGCGTCGTGTTGTTTGGCGGTGTTTGAGGCGGGTTGTTTGACGGTGCGGGGGGGTGGCGTTGGGGCGGGGGTTGCCGTCAGGATTGTGACGGTCTTTGTCGGGCGGCCCCCGGCGGCCCGTTGATCGGTTGGGCGGCCGGGGGCCTGGCGCGTTGGGAGCGCGCTTGTGTTGACGGTATGCGTTAATCAGCTGGTTGTCGAGGCGAGGTTGCTGGCCGGGGGTTACCGTTGCCCGGTCTGCGGCGGGGTGTTGCGGCCTTGGGGATGGGCCCGGTTCCGCGTGGTGTGGGACGGTTTCGCGGGGCGGGGCGTGTCGCGGGCGCGGTTCGCGCCGAGGCGGGCGCGGTGCTCGGCGTGCGGGGCGACGCATGTGCTGTTGCCGGTGTTGTTTTTCTCCAGGCGGGCGGACTCGGCCCGCGTGATCGCCCGCGCGGTGGAGTGGCGGGCGGCGGGTCTGGGTTGGCGGCGGATCGCGTCGCGGCTGGCCCGGCCGCCGACCACGGTCAGGCGCTGGCTCAAGGCCGCCGGGACGGCGGCCGAGGCGGGGGCGGGCGTGTTGCTGGCCGCCGCGTTCGAGGTCGCCCCGGATCCGGCCGCGGTGTCGCCGAGGCCGGCCGGGTCCCCGCTTGGGGGCCTGGTGGCCGTGTTGTCGGCGTTGGCGGCGGCCGTGGGGGCGCGTTGGCGGCGCCCGGCGGGTTCGTGGCAGTCGGCGGGCGCGGCGGCGTGCCGGTCCCGGTTGTTGCAGGCGTCTTGGTGGGCGGGGGAAGCGCAACACGAGTTGGCGCTTATGCCGGCGTGGTGGTCTGAGACAGGGTTGGCTCCGGGCCTGTGAGGGGCGGGCCCGGCGCCCGGCGCCGGCCGGTAAGGGCCGGCGGGGCGCCTGTTTCGATCCCGGGAGGGGGATGGCTGGCATGGTTGAGGCGGTTTCGAGGTCTGAGAGGGCCGACAGGGTGGCGATGTGGCGTTGGGGGGTGATACGCGACGCGATCGATCCGGAGCTGACCGCGAAGCAGCGCGGCCGGGTGGTGCGGCGGATCGCGGGGGAGGCTCATCCCGCGCCGGGCGGGGGGACCAGGCGGGTGTCCAGGGAGACGGTCGACCGGTGGCTGCGCGCGTGGCGGCGCGGCGGCCTGATGGGGCTGCGGCCGTCGGGCAGGCAGTCCGAGCCGAGGACCCCGCAAGAGGTTTTGGACATGGCGGCGGCGTTGAAGAAGGAGCGGCCGGAGCGGACCGCGGCGCAGGTGCGGAGGGTGATGCTGCGCGCGGCGGGGGACGCGCCGTCCGAGTCGACGATCTTGAGGCATTTCCGCAGGCTCGGGTTGAACACGGCCGCGCCGCCGGAGGCCCACGGCCGTTTCCAGGCGGACTTCCCGAACGAGATCTGGGTCGGGGACGCTTTGCACGGCCCCAGGGTCGCGGGCCGGAAGGCGTACCTGTTCGCGTTCCTCGACGACCATTCCCGGTACGTGACGGGCGCGAGGTGGGCCTGGTCCGAGGACCACGCCCGCCTCGCGATCGCGTTGCGGCCGGCGCTGGCCGCGCACGGGATCCCGTCTTCCCTGTACCTGGACAATGGCGCCGCGATGGTGGACGGCGCGCTGGGGCGGGCGTGCGCCCGCCTCGGGATCCGGCTGGTCCACTCCGCGCCGGGCCGCCCGCAGGGCCGCGGCAAGATCGAAAGATTTTTCAACACGGTCGACGGCCAGTTCCTCGCCGAGGTCGCCCCAGCCGGCGGCGAGGGCCCCGCCGGCGGCTCCCCGGTCGGCTCGCTGGAGGAGCTGAACTCCTTGTTCGACGCGTGGGTGGCGTCCGTCTACCACCGGGCGCCGAACGACACGACCGGGCAGGCGCCCGCCGACCGGTGGGCGGCGGGGTGGGCCAGGGCGGAGCCCAGGCGCGCCACCCTGGAGCAGATCGCGGACGCGTTCAAATGGTCCGCCACGAGGAAGGTCCGCAAAGACGCGACCGTCCAGCTGGCCGGGAACACCTACGAGGTGGACGCGTCCCTCGCCGGCCGGAGGGTCGAGGTCGTCTACGACCCCTACCAGATGGGCTCCCCGGTCGAGGTGCTCCTCGACGGCGAGCCCGCCGGGCGGGGCGAACCGGCGGTGATCGGCCGGCACGTCCACAAGAAAGCGCAGGCCGCGGCCCGCGACGAGGACAAAGGCGCCGAGGGCGGCGCGGCGACCGGGATCGACTACCTCAGGCTGGTGGAGCGGGACCGCCGCGACGAGATAGCGGCCGCCGGGATCGACTACCGGGCGCTGTCCGACGACGAGGCCGCCCAAGACCTCGACGGCGGCCCGGGCGGGGACGACGGCTGGGAGCAGGGGGCGCTGCTGTGAGCGTCGACCGCCTCCAAACCCACTGGGGCCTGACCCGGATGCCGTTCGGCAAGGGCGTGCCAGTCGAGTCCCTGTCCCGGCACAAATCGTTCCAAGAGGCGGTCGCGAGGGTGTCGTGGGCGGTCGCGCAACGCCAGGTCGCGGTCGTCACCGGCGAAGTCGGGTCCGGGAAGACCATGGCCGTCAGGGCCGCCCTCGCCGGACTCGAGCCCGCCCGGCACCTTCCCGTCTACATCCCCGACCCGACCATCACCCTGCGCGGCGTCCACTCCCAGATCACCGCCGCGCTGGGCGGGCAGCCCCAGTTCCACACCGGGATGCTCGCCACCCAGACCGCCAAACTCCTCGCCGGCGAGCTCGACGAAAGAGGCCGCCTCCCCGTCGTCGTGATAGACGAAGCGCACCTCCTGTCCAACCAGGAGCTCGAGTCCCTGCGGATGC
Coding sequences within it:
- a CDS encoding transposase, whose amino-acid sequence is DHAVYKTRNVVERFFARIKQFRAVATRYDKHARNHRAGIALAGIITCLRDTL
- a CDS encoding helix-turn-helix domain-containing protein → MLTVCVNQLVVEARLLAGGYRCPVCGGVLRPWGWARFRVVWDGFAGRGVSRARFAPRRARCSACGATHVLLPVLFFSRRADSARVIARAVEWRAAGLGWRRIASRLARPPTTVRRWLKAAGTAAEAGAGVLLAAAFEVAPDPAAVSPRPAGSPLGGLVAVLSALAAAVGARWRRPAGSWQSAGAAACRSRLLQASWWAGEAQHELALMPAWWSETGLAPGL
- a CDS encoding DDE-type integrase/transposase/recombinase codes for the protein MVEAVSRSERADRVAMWRWGVIRDAIDPELTAKQRGRVVRRIAGEAHPAPGGGTRRVSRETVDRWLRAWRRGGLMGLRPSGRQSEPRTPQEVLDMAAALKKERPERTAAQVRRVMLRAAGDAPSESTILRHFRRLGLNTAAPPEAHGRFQADFPNEIWVGDALHGPRVAGRKAYLFAFLDDHSRYVTGARWAWSEDHARLAIALRPALAAHGIPSSLYLDNGAAMVDGALGRACARLGIRLVHSAPGRPQGRGKIERFFNTVDGQFLAEVAPAGGEGPAGGSPVGSLEELNSLFDAWVASVYHRAPNDTTGQAPADRWAAGWARAEPRRATLEQIADAFKWSATRKVRKDATVQLAGNTYEVDASLAGRRVEVVYDPYQMGSPVEVLLDGEPAGRGEPAVIGRHVHKKAQAAARDEDKGAEGGAATGIDYLRLVERDRRDEIAAAGIDYRALSDDEAAQDLDGGPGGDDGWEQGALL
- a CDS encoding AAA family ATPase gives rise to the protein MSVDRLQTHWGLTRMPFGKGVPVESLSRHKSFQEAVARVSWAVAQRQVAVVTGEVGSGKTMAVRAALAGLEPARHLPVYIPDPTITLRGVHSQITAALGGQPQFHTGMLATQTAKLLAGELDERGRLPVVVIDEAHLLSNQELESLRMLTNCDMDSQSVFALVLVGQPTLRRRLKLAVLAALDQRIGVRYQMAGMDPAETTAYLKTHLAWAGRSELLFADDAVAEIWQASRGHPRAVNNLATAAMVAAYAAGKAIVDKECAVAAVIENTD